Proteins from one Patescibacteria group bacterium genomic window:
- a CDS encoding pyrimidine dimer DNA glycosylase/endonuclease V — MRLWSIHPSYLDTKGLLALWRESLLAKKVLKGQTKGYTKHPQLERFKQSDDPLNLINHYLNFIWQEANIRGYNFDQSKIENFIPTKKLPVTRGQIIYELDHLTHKLKIRSPHFIRVLPHPNKAQTHPIFYVVEGDIEAWEKLSF, encoded by the coding sequence ATGAGACTTTGGAGTATACACCCTAGCTATTTGGATACCAAGGGTCTTTTGGCTCTTTGGCGCGAAAGCCTTTTAGCCAAAAAAGTTTTAAAAGGTCAAACTAAAGGGTATACAAAACATCCACAATTAGAACGCTTTAAACAAAGTGATGACCCTTTAAATCTCATCAATCATTATCTCAATTTTATTTGGCAGGAGGCGAATATTCGTGGTTACAATTTTGATCAGTCAAAAATAGAGAATTTTATCCCGACAAAAAAATTACCGGTTACCAGAGGGCAGATTATTTATGAGTTAGATCATCTAACTCATAAACTAAAAATTAGATCACCTCATTTTATCCGAGTTTTACCTCATCCAAATAAGGCTCAGACACATCCAATATTTTATGTTGTAGAGGGAGATATTGAAGCCTGGGAAAAATTATCTTTTTAG
- a CDS encoding phosphoribosyltransferase, with translation MFFRDRQDAGQKLAEKLAKFKNKKDTIIIGLPRGGIIVAGQVAKTLNLPLDIVIPRKISAPQNPEFAIGAISEDGYSVFDQDIIIQEGINKKYLEEEITKEKKEAQRRLKLYRGHRTPLDLKYKTAIIIDDGIATGSTMQAAILSVKNKKAKHIILAVPVLPKESLEKFQTLSEELFYVHLPHLFMAIGNFYADFRQITDQEVIEQLNK, from the coding sequence ATGTTTTTCCGAGACCGCCAAGACGCCGGCCAAAAATTGGCTGAAAAATTGGCAAAATTTAAAAATAAAAAAGATACTATCATTATCGGCTTGCCTCGAGGCGGTATCATAGTAGCCGGCCAAGTAGCAAAAACCCTCAACTTGCCGCTTGATATTGTAATACCAAGAAAAATCAGCGCTCCTCAAAACCCAGAATTTGCTATAGGAGCTATCTCCGAAGATGGATACTCGGTATTTGACCAGGATATAATCATTCAAGAGGGTATAAACAAGAAATACCTTGAAGAGGAAATCACCAAAGAAAAAAAAGAAGCCCAGAGAAGACTAAAGCTATACCGCGGTCACCGAACTCCCTTAGATTTAAAATATAAAACCGCTATAATAATTGATGACGGCATAGCTACCGGCTCTACTATGCAAGCCGCTATATTATCTGTTAAAAATAAAAAGGCCAAACATATAATATTGGCTGTTCCAGTATTACCCAAAGAATCCTTAGAAAAATTTCAAACTTTATCCGAAGAATTATTTTATGTACACTTACCTCATCTTTTTATGGCTATTGGTAATTTTTATGCTGACTTCCGACAGATTACTGACCAAGAAGTAATAGAACAATTAAACAAATAA
- a CDS encoding tyrosine-type recombinase/integrase, producing MSTTKISNGVNEYKKYLKSLALAPSTIKSYLWNLEKFLVWLGEEKITEKNLKLYFIYLTRKYQRVNTVNLRLKIVNNYLKFLNKRFQFDLLSDQDAPIKILNNEQLQVFLDKPLTKKGLIALRDKAILEILYYSGLKVGQLCQLRLDQIDQIKKEIIINPKKHILIKPITWFHLDKYINQRLDNNQYLFINFDRSNKSKNEHLSVRSIERLISKYAIGIDPPVIINPQILRNTLAHRLKSEGAESTHIKKALHFETKVAAKNYLKRL from the coding sequence ATGTCGACTACTAAAATTTCTAACGGGGTAAATGAATACAAAAAATACTTAAAATCTCTCGCCTTAGCCCCTAGTACTATAAAAAGCTATCTTTGGAATTTGGAAAAATTCCTAGTTTGGCTTGGGGAAGAAAAAATCACCGAAAAAAACCTTAAATTATATTTTATATATTTAACTAGAAAATATCAAAGAGTAAATACTGTCAATCTACGCCTAAAAATTGTAAATAACTATCTTAAATTTTTAAATAAAAGATTTCAATTTGATCTTCTCTCTGATCAAGATGCGCCAATCAAAATATTAAATAATGAACAACTTCAGGTATTTTTAGATAAACCTCTGACAAAAAAAGGATTGATAGCCCTGCGTGATAAAGCAATATTAGAGATTTTATATTACAGCGGATTAAAAGTCGGACAATTATGCCAGTTGCGCCTTGATCAAATAGATCAAATAAAAAAAGAAATTATTATCAATCCCAAAAAACATATTCTTATAAAACCTATAACCTGGTTTCATCTTGATAAATACATAAACCAAAGGCTAGATAACAATCAATATTTATTTATAAATTTTGATAGATCAAATAAAAGTAAAAATGAGCATTTAAGTGTCCGCTCAATTGAAAGGCTGATTTCTAAATATGCCATAGGTATTGATCCGCCAGTAATTATCAACCCCCAAATACTAAGAAACACTTTGGCTCACCGATTAAAATCTGAAGGTGCTGAAAGTACCCATATAAAAAAAGCTCTGCATTTTGAAACAAAAGTAGCAGCAAAAAATTACCTCAAAAGACTTTAG
- the rpsO gene encoding 30S ribosomal protein S15, translated as MLDKKKKQKLIEKYKTHKSDTGSAEVQIAILTEEIKELTKHLREHKKDFSSRRGLLAKVSLRHKLLRYLEREDEKRFSKIIKALSLKMAKRERYDILEEVPELPEEETEEESEKE; from the coding sequence ATGTTAGATAAAAAAAAGAAGCAAAAGCTGATTGAGAAGTATAAAACTCATAAAAGCGATACTGGTTCGGCTGAGGTGCAGATTGCAATTCTTACTGAAGAGATAAAAGAATTGACCAAACATCTTCGTGAACACAAAAAAGATTTTTCATCACGTCGCGGATTATTGGCTAAAGTATCTTTGCGTCACAAATTACTTCGTTATTTGGAGCGCGAAGATGAAAAGAGATTTAGCAAAATCATCAAAGCTCTGAGTTTGAAAATGGCCAAAAGAGAGAGATATGATATTTTGGAAGAAGTTCCAGAATTGCCAGAAGAAGAAACAGAAGAAGAGTCAGAAAAAGAATAA
- a CDS encoding polyribonucleotide nucleotidyltransferase, giving the protein MQVQQFKTEVAGKELVVEIGKLAKQAHGACTVTYGETVVLATAVTSGQAREGVDYFPLMVDYEEKMYAAGKIKGSRFIKREGRATDDAVLTARLIDRSIRPLFKESDRNDVQVVVTVLSYDGVNDPDFPSMVATSVALGISPIPWSGPLAGVQLGRINGEWVLNPSVEAKTKSDLDLFVSGSKDEVIMIEAGAKETNEADMFEGISFAGKHVKKVLEFIEEIVKKIGVSKQVAELDSENEEIRGKVKAKVNSVLASHDLADCFNPDKSKMKAAIEAVTEKVNEALKEDNEVSKDMRAMGVAMIDEELTKAFKKLVLEDKKRPDNRKFDEIRELSAEVGLLPRTHGSGLFSRGETQVLSVVTLGSPGDEQTLDTMEESGTKKYMHHYNFPGYSVGEVKPLRGPGRREIGHGALAEKALIPVLPKDEDFPYTIRVVSEVLGSNGSSSQASVCGSTLSLMDAGVPISKPVAGIAMGLVLDDDDKNKYEILTDIQGIEDHAGHMDFKVAGTRDGITAIQLDIKLGGISYDIVEQALNKAKEARLKILDVMKQAISEPRADLSPYAPRITTMRIDPEKIRDVIGSGGKIINEIIDACGVSIDIEQDGLVMITSTDADGAKRAQEWIANIVKELEIGEVYEGKVVKIVTDKNNGSEIGAIVELLPGKDGMVHISQVAYERINKISDVINIGDMVKVKVMDVDKEKNRVSLSIKDLLPKPEGYQEPKKDFKSSPRRPKFFKK; this is encoded by the coding sequence ATGCAAGTTCAACAATTTAAGACCGAGGTGGCCGGTAAAGAGCTGGTCGTAGAAATCGGTAAACTGGCCAAACAGGCTCATGGAGCCTGTACTGTCACTTATGGTGAGACAGTGGTTTTGGCTACAGCTGTTACTTCAGGACAAGCTAGAGAGGGGGTAGATTATTTTCCGCTTATGGTTGATTATGAAGAAAAAATGTATGCAGCGGGAAAAATAAAAGGCTCACGTTTTATCAAACGTGAAGGCCGAGCTACCGATGACGCAGTACTTACTGCCCGATTAATTGATCGTTCTATTAGACCGCTTTTTAAAGAAAGCGACAGAAATGATGTGCAGGTAGTAGTGACAGTTTTGTCTTACGATGGTGTCAATGATCCTGACTTTCCATCTATGGTAGCTACTTCTGTGGCTTTAGGAATTTCACCTATTCCTTGGAGCGGGCCACTGGCTGGTGTTCAGCTTGGGCGTATAAATGGTGAATGGGTTTTGAACCCTAGTGTTGAGGCTAAAACCAAAAGTGATTTGGATCTTTTTGTCAGCGGCTCAAAAGATGAGGTGATTATGATTGAAGCTGGTGCCAAAGAGACCAATGAAGCTGATATGTTTGAAGGTATTAGCTTTGCCGGCAAGCACGTTAAGAAAGTTTTAGAATTTATAGAGGAAATAGTCAAAAAAATCGGTGTTTCAAAGCAAGTAGCAGAATTAGATTCTGAAAATGAAGAAATACGTGGCAAGGTCAAGGCCAAAGTAAATTCAGTTTTGGCTTCTCATGATTTGGCAGACTGTTTTAATCCTGACAAATCCAAAATGAAAGCTGCTATTGAAGCTGTTACTGAAAAGGTGAATGAAGCTCTAAAAGAGGATAATGAAGTATCCAAAGACATGAGAGCTATGGGCGTAGCTATGATTGATGAAGAGCTTACCAAGGCTTTTAAAAAATTAGTTTTAGAAGATAAGAAAAGACCCGACAATAGAAAATTTGATGAAATCAGAGAACTATCTGCTGAAGTAGGATTGTTACCTCGTACTCATGGCAGTGGATTGTTTTCTCGTGGTGAAACACAAGTACTTTCAGTAGTTACTTTGGGTTCGCCGGGAGATGAACAGACCCTAGACACCATGGAGGAGTCAGGCACCAAAAAATATATGCACCATTACAACTTCCCTGGTTATTCAGTCGGTGAAGTAAAGCCTTTGAGAGGCCCGGGTCGTCGTGAGATAGGCCATGGTGCTTTAGCCGAAAAAGCTCTAATACCTGTTTTACCAAAAGACGAAGATTTCCCCTACACTATCAGAGTTGTTTCTGAAGTTTTGGGCTCAAATGGGTCTTCATCACAAGCTTCAGTTTGTGGATCCACGCTTTCTTTGATGGATGCTGGTGTGCCGATCTCCAAGCCAGTGGCTGGAATTGCCATGGGTCTTGTCCTTGACGATGATGACAAAAACAAGTATGAAATTTTGACCGATATTCAAGGCATTGAAGATCATGCTGGTCATATGGATTTTAAAGTGGCTGGTACTAGAGATGGTATTACAGCTATTCAGCTCGATATAAAACTCGGAGGAATCAGCTATGATATAGTTGAACAAGCTTTGAATAAAGCTAAAGAGGCTAGATTGAAAATTTTGGATGTGATGAAGCAGGCTATCAGTGAGCCAAGGGCAGATTTGTCTCCTTATGCTCCTAGAATTACTACCATGCGTATTGATCCTGAAAAAATCAGGGATGTTATTGGCTCGGGTGGTAAAATTATAAATGAGATTATTGATGCTTGCGGTGTTAGTATTGATATTGAACAAGACGGATTGGTGATGATTACCTCTACTGATGCTGATGGCGCCAAGAGAGCTCAAGAATGGATTGCCAATATTGTCAAAGAGCTAGAAATTGGCGAAGTCTATGAAGGTAAGGTAGTAAAGATTGTTACTGACAAAAATAATGGTAGTGAAATAGGAGCTATTGTAGAATTGCTACCAGGTAAAGACGGTATGGTCCATATCTCACAAGTTGCTTATGAGAGAATAAATAAGATTTCGGATGTAATAAATATTGGTGATATGGTCAAAGTCAAGGTAATGGATGTTGATAAAGAAAAAAATAGAGTAAGTCTTTCTATCAAAGATCTATTGCCAAAGCCAGAGGGCTACCAAGAGCCAAAAAAAGATTTTAAATCTAGTCCGCGTAGACCAAAATTCTTCAAAAAATAA
- a CDS encoding TraR/DksA C4-type zinc finger protein, translating to MDAKFIEVRKAELEQRRQDILKELEAGAVKVADNDYSAKFVDLGDKDDENAAEVAMFEKNLSLEKTLEVSLYNVNRALKKIEEGNYGLCEKCGGPIKPERLEAFPSATSCMDCKKKSL from the coding sequence ATGGACGCAAAATTTATAGAAGTAAGAAAAGCAGAATTAGAGCAGAGGAGACAGGATATTTTAAAAGAACTTGAAGCTGGTGCGGTCAAAGTAGCTGATAATGATTACAGTGCTAAGTTTGTTGATTTGGGAGACAAAGATGACGAGAATGCTGCTGAGGTAGCTATGTTTGAAAAGAATTTATCTTTGGAAAAAACATTGGAAGTTTCTTTGTACAATGTAAATAGGGCACTTAAGAAAATAGAAGAGGGTAATTATGGGCTGTGTGAGAAATGTGGAGGACCTATCAAGCCAGAAAGGTTAGAGGCTTTCCCATCAGCCACATCTTGTATGGATTGCAAAAAGAAATCATTGTAA
- a CDS encoding signal peptidase II, with amino-acid sequence MIKYFASLIALFVLDRITKLYFIENPSLAGGFLSLHINKYIAFSLPLTYFILYPLIFLILVILFSFWLKSFKEKSILIWPWGILIIGSISNLLDRFRYGGVVDFINVPFFTVFNVSDIYISLAVVWILWHSWFYQPKQKSLATGLRFQGEAWDSDSRRGQVDKKKSEY; translated from the coding sequence ATGATCAAATATTTTGCCAGTTTAATAGCTTTATTTGTTTTAGATAGAATAACTAAACTTTATTTTATAGAAAATCCATCTCTAGCAGGTGGTTTTCTTAGTTTGCATATAAATAAATATATTGCCTTTTCTTTACCACTTACTTATTTTATCCTCTATCCGCTTATATTTTTAATTTTGGTAATACTGTTTAGTTTTTGGTTGAAGAGCTTCAAAGAAAAAAGTATTTTGATTTGGCCTTGGGGTATATTGATAATAGGATCAATCAGCAATTTGTTGGATAGATTCCGTTATGGCGGTGTAGTAGATTTTATCAATGTACCATTTTTTACAGTTTTTAATGTTTCAGATATTTATATATCATTGGCAGTAGTCTGGATACTTTGGCATAGCTGGTTTTATCAGCCAAAGCAAAAATCCCTAGCGACTGGTCTTCGATTCCAAGGCGAGGCTTGGGACTCAGACTCAAGGCGCGGGCAGGTTGACAAAAAAAAATCGGAGTATTAA
- a CDS encoding YifB family Mg chelatase-like AAA ATPase, translating into MGSKKIFTIAPLGLKGVLVEVEANLSRHLPKIIVVGLPDAAVQEAKERVWAAIENSGLNFPRQKVVINLSPAQIRKEGGSYDLPIAISVLQAGGILSSIDDKSAFIGELALSGELKPIPGALVMATSLKDMGFRQVYLPYQNAREVAIIEGIDIYAVKKLEDLVEHLSGRQKIQAIEKIDFLPTTAKASVDFCDIHGQEQAKRVMEIAAAGGHNILMVGPPGAGKTMLSKAFLSILPEPSLEEALETSKIFSLAGLLSNDRYLIDSRIVRAPHHSASVSAIVGGGSWPRPGEISLAHNNVLFLDEILEFPRQILEALRQPLEDKVITVSRVKGSFDFPANFILLATANPCPCGFLTDQEKECSCSDYDVKKYQKRLSGPVLDRIDLHFFVNKVQTQKLAIDTKLAERSEDIKSRVMKARKIQASRFGPNNFSLNANMDSKDIKNFCALSLSSQDILRQAARKMNLSARAYFKIIKTARTIADLEARDDIEDHHILEALQYRSKIFGD; encoded by the coding sequence ATGGGATCAAAAAAAATTTTTACAATTGCCCCTTTGGGTCTTAAAGGAGTACTGGTCGAGGTGGAAGCTAATTTATCTAGGCATTTGCCTAAAATAATTGTAGTGGGTTTACCTGATGCGGCTGTCCAAGAAGCTAAAGAGCGTGTTTGGGCAGCTATTGAAAATAGTGGGCTTAATTTCCCTCGTCAAAAAGTTGTAATCAACTTATCACCAGCTCAGATTCGCAAAGAGGGAGGGTCATATGACCTACCAATAGCTATTAGTGTTTTACAAGCTGGCGGTATTTTATCAAGTATTGATGACAAGAGTGCTTTTATAGGAGAGCTGGCGCTGTCCGGTGAGCTAAAGCCTATACCAGGAGCTTTGGTAATGGCAACAAGTCTTAAAGACATGGGCTTTAGACAAGTTTATTTACCTTATCAAAATGCCAGAGAAGTCGCTATTATTGAGGGCATTGATATTTATGCGGTTAAAAAATTAGAGGATTTGGTGGAGCATTTAAGTGGTCGACAAAAAATACAAGCCATTGAAAAAATAGATTTTTTACCGACAACAGCCAAAGCGTCTGTAGATTTTTGTGATATACACGGACAAGAACAAGCTAAGCGAGTAATGGAGATTGCCGCCGCCGGCGGGCATAATATACTAATGGTTGGTCCACCCGGAGCTGGTAAGACAATGCTTTCGAAGGCATTTTTATCAATTTTACCAGAGCCTAGTTTGGAAGAAGCTTTAGAAACCAGTAAGATTTTTTCTTTAGCCGGCTTACTTTCTAATGACAGGTATTTGATTGACTCACGGATTGTGCGGGCGCCGCATCATTCGGCCTCTGTTTCGGCTATAGTAGGTGGAGGCTCTTGGCCGCGACCAGGAGAAATAAGTCTAGCTCATAATAATGTCTTATTTTTGGATGAGATATTAGAATTTCCTCGTCAGATATTAGAGGCCTTACGTCAACCTTTGGAGGATAAAGTAATTACTGTCTCCAGAGTAAAAGGTAGCTTTGATTTTCCGGCGAATTTTATTTTACTAGCCACCGCCAATCCTTGTCCTTGCGGATTTTTAACTGATCAGGAAAAAGAATGTAGTTGTAGTGATTATGACGTCAAAAAATATCAAAAAAGATTGTCCGGTCCAGTGCTTGATAGAATAGATTTGCATTTTTTTGTCAATAAAGTGCAGACTCAGAAATTAGCTATAGATACCAAACTAGCAGAAAGGTCTGAAGATATAAAAAGTAGAGTCATGAAAGCTAGAAAAATACAGGCGAGTAGATTTGGCCCAAATAATTTTAGTCTCAATGCTAATATGGATAGTAAGGATATAAAAAATTTTTGTGCCTTGTCTCTGTCTAGCCAAGATATTTTGCGGCAAGCGGCTAGAAAAATGAATTTATCAGCCAGAGCATATTTTAAAATTATAAAAACAGCCAGGACTATTGCTGATTTGGAAGCGCGGGATGATATAGAAGATCATCATATCTTGGAGGCTTTACAATATCGGAGTAAAATTTTTGGGGATTGA
- a CDS encoding glycosyltransferase family 39 protein, which translates to MKDLLKSPWVLIIVIFFGALLRFWNILANDITNDLSINAFRAYGWLDFLVGDGQTSPIVWFGFRPWWSLLSFHDLPPLIMAIQYLSIKLIGPSSLGVLFPFLLSSILVTFFLYYFLKKTANQSIAIIASLIFSISSYSVWAARTGYLEGAEVLFIILAFFLFILFIKTKKNKHFYLFSIFIALAILSKYTSIFLIPSALAYLVIFERKIFKNKHFYLAILSGLILLTPIIIYNIFVFKTKGHFDAALSSMVGMHPQDYDVIAERGVNASILKNLGSIMVVIFRSSSLPLVLVYALSFIFLLIKVTRRQTRYWQNFLAINIVMIILMFSFSGAPPRLLSIINPFLAILAAWFLYRLFILVRNKKFLNYFLIFIFIIFALAEIFYNINTNVLRKPVGPLWLTYSGYRFYNRGFIELEKYIKENIYISNKKVKLDTYKDLRSVSLEGNKIMLFDERLDWFARVWYINRYMLYYKAPLFYFQDIEPAMKQAGVSDVFAYFNKFLDINEFYFVYVIDDESRSNKSQNYIDQMNLIKDNLEKSGINPDREIKDYKGEVIYKIYHFYINN; encoded by the coding sequence ATGAAAGATTTATTGAAATCCCCTTGGGTATTAATCATTGTTATATTTTTTGGAGCTTTGCTCCGTTTTTGGAATATTTTGGCTAATGATATTACCAATGATTTGTCTATCAATGCTTTTAGGGCCTATGGCTGGCTAGATTTTTTAGTAGGTGATGGTCAGACTTCGCCGATTGTTTGGTTTGGTTTTAGGCCTTGGTGGAGCCTATTGTCTTTTCATGATTTACCGCCTTTGATAATGGCTATCCAATATTTATCTATAAAACTAATTGGGCCAAGCTCATTGGGTGTTTTATTCCCTTTTTTATTATCGTCTATATTAGTAACATTTTTTCTTTATTATTTCCTAAAGAAAACAGCTAACCAGAGTATAGCTATCATAGCCAGCTTGATATTTTCTATTTCTTCATATAGTGTTTGGGCAGCTCGTACAGGATATTTGGAAGGGGCAGAAGTTTTATTTATTATTTTAGCTTTTTTCTTATTCATTTTATTCATAAAAACTAAGAAAAATAAACATTTTTATCTATTTTCTATATTTATAGCTTTGGCTATATTATCAAAATACACCTCTATATTTCTTATTCCTTCAGCTTTGGCTTATCTGGTCATATTTGAAAGAAAAATTTTTAAAAATAAACATTTTTATTTGGCTATATTATCAGGTCTGATATTACTAACCCCAATAATTATTTATAATATTTTTGTTTTTAAAACAAAGGGGCATTTTGACGCGGCTTTATCATCAATGGTCGGTATGCATCCTCAGGATTATGATGTGATAGCTGAGCGGGGGGTCAATGCTAGTATTTTGAAAAATTTAGGTTCGATCATGGTGGTTATATTTCGAAGCAGTTCCCTGCCTTTGGTCTTGGTCTACGCTTTGTCTTTCATATTTTTACTAATTAAAGTTACCAGAAGGCAAACAAGGTATTGGCAGAATTTTTTGGCTATAAATATAGTGATGATAATTCTCATGTTTTCTTTTTCCGGAGCACCGCCTAGATTACTTTCTATAATTAATCCTTTTTTGGCAATCTTAGCCGCTTGGTTTTTATATAGATTATTTATTTTGGTAAGAAATAAGAAATTTTTAAACTATTTTCTAATATTTATTTTTATTATATTTGCTTTAGCAGAGATTTTTTATAATATAAATACCAATGTGTTGAGAAAACCAGTTGGACCTTTGTGGCTGACTTATTCTGGGTACCGTTTTTATAATCGAGGTTTTATAGAGCTAGAAAAATATATTAAAGAAAATATTTATATAAGTAATAAAAAAGTCAAGCTAGATACCTATAAAGACTTGCGGTCTGTTAGTCTGGAGGGAAATAAAATAATGCTTTTTGATGAAAGGCTGGATTGGTTTGCTAGAGTCTGGTATATCAATCGTTACATGTTATATTATAAGGCGCCTTTATTTTATTTTCAGGACATTGAGCCGGCTATGAAGCAGGCGGGAGTATCTGATGTATTTGCTTATTTCAATAAATTTTTGGATATCAATGAGTTTTATTTTGTTTATGTCATAGATGACGAATCTCGTAGTAATAAAAGTCAAAATTATATTGATCAAATGAATCTGATAAAAGATAATTTGGAAAAAAGTGGTATTAATCCTGATAGAGAAATTAAAGATTATAAAGGTGAGGTTATTTATAAAATTTACCATTTTTATATAAACAACTAA
- a CDS encoding C39 family peptidase, translating to MKKYFLIILVALALIAFGIWYYWDKSKENIDLDLPPAQTYKDFKNLAEQNPTNNESVDNFQPEELIVNNNTNEVVEQPEKPDLTDNQNQNPLPVTSINLNVPFTSQAPTANWEQPFQDACEEAAILMADYYVQGKSMPSVTEVENILKDMIDWQSQNMDGEIDMDISELAYFAKNYLGYEKYEIVEDLSVEKIISYLNRGLPLVVPANGKLLDNPNFSNGGPVYHMLVIKGYKDGHFITNDPGTRLGHNFIYTFENMLYSIADWDAKTGQATGPKRALVIY from the coding sequence ATGAAAAAATATTTTTTAATTATACTAGTAGCTTTGGCGTTGATAGCATTTGGCATTTGGTATTATTGGGATAAGTCCAAAGAAAATATTGATTTGGATTTACCTCCAGCGCAGACTTATAAAGATTTTAAAAATTTGGCTGAACAAAATCCAACTAATAATGAGAGTGTTGATAATTTTCAACCAGAGGAGCTAATTGTCAATAACAACACCAATGAAGTTGTAGAACAGCCCGAAAAACCAGACTTGACGGATAATCAAAATCAAAATCCCTTGCCTGTAACCAGCATAAATCTGAATGTGCCTTTTACTTCTCAAGCGCCGACTGCCAATTGGGAACAACCTTTTCAGGATGCTTGTGAAGAAGCGGCAATACTAATGGCTGATTATTATGTGCAAGGAAAGTCCATGCCGTCAGTTACGGAAGTAGAAAATATTTTAAAAGATATGATTGATTGGCAGAGCCAAAATATGGACGGGGAAATAGACATGGATATTTCAGAATTGGCTTATTTTGCCAAAAATTATTTGGGTTATGAAAAATACGAAATAGTAGAGGATTTGAGCGTAGAAAAAATCATCAGTTATTTGAATAGGGGATTGCCATTGGTTGTTCCTGCCAATGGCAAGTTATTGGACAATCCCAATTTTAGCAACGGCGGGCCGGTCTATCATATGTTGGTTATAAAGGGTTATAAAGACGGACATTTTATCACCAACGATCCTGGTACCAGACTAGGTCATAATTTTATTTATACTTTTGAAAATATGCTTTATTCCATTGCCGACTGGGATGCAAAAACGGGCCAGGCAACTGGTCCGAAAAGGGCTTTAGTTATTTATTGA
- a CDS encoding phosphohydrolase has product MKPTLKEVKADLRINAFIDQTDKYLRSLGYTDHGRRHLDIVSDRSRMIATKIGLSKNDQEIAAISGWCHDMGNFLGRTQHHYWAAILFSQCFLNTTDKPENIAKISQAIVAHDKDDLKIIDATTACLIIADKSDVHRNRVKTKNINDIKADIHDRVNYAVTDNHLKIDKQKKTITLSLKLDTNFTCIMDYFSIFVERMNYCQKAAAYLKYKFHLEINNTKLA; this is encoded by the coding sequence ATGAAACCAACTCTCAAAGAGGTCAAGGCTGATCTACGGATCAACGCCTTTATTGACCAAACTGATAAATACCTCAGATCTTTAGGTTACACCGATCATGGCCGCCGTCACCTAGACATTGTCAGTGACCGATCAAGAATGATTGCCACCAAAATCGGTTTATCAAAAAATGACCAAGAGATAGCCGCTATATCCGGCTGGTGTCATGATATGGGAAATTTTTTAGGACGTACCCAGCATCATTATTGGGCGGCTATTTTATTTTCTCAATGTTTTCTAAATACTACTGATAAACCCGAGAATATAGCCAAAATTTCTCAGGCTATCGTAGCTCATGACAAAGACGACCTAAAGATAATAGATGCTACTACCGCCTGCCTGATTATTGCTGACAAATCAGACGTGCACAGAAACAGAGTAAAAACCAAAAATATCAACGATATAAAAGCTGACATTCACGATAGGGTAAACTATGCTGTAACAGATAATCATCTCAAAATAGATAAACAAAAAAAGACAATTACTTTATCTTTGAAGCTGGATACTAATTTTACCTGTATTATGGATTACTTCTCTATTTTTGTAGAACGCATGAACTATTGTCAAAAAGCCGCCGCTTATCTAAAATACAAATTTCATCTAGAAATAAATAACACTAAATTAGCTTAG
- a CDS encoding HU family DNA-binding protein has protein sequence MNKAQLIESVAIKAGVSKKEAEDVLQALEDLAIERLKEGKELTLTGFGTFSARKRHARFGVNPRNPKERIQIPEVVVPKFKAGKTLKDALKK, from the coding sequence ATGAATAAAGCCCAACTCATCGAAAGCGTAGCCATCAAAGCAGGAGTCAGCAAAAAAGAAGCTGAGGATGTGCTTCAGGCTCTTGAAGATTTGGCTATTGAGAGACTCAAGGAAGGCAAAGAATTGACTCTCACCGGATTTGGCACTTTTTCAGCTAGAAAAAGACATGCTAGGTTTGGAGTCAATCCTCGCAATCCAAAAGAAAGGATTCAAATTCCTGAAGTCGTTGTGCCAAAGTTCAAAGCTGGCAAAACTCTAAAAGACGCTTTAAAAAAATAA